A region of Halalkaliarchaeum desulfuricum DNA encodes the following proteins:
- a CDS encoding bifunctional 4-hydroxy-2-oxoglutarate aldolase/2-dehydro-3-deoxy-phosphogluconate aldolase has translation MTHETDGTPKTFEALRESGVVAVMRGGEPDTVIDTADALVAGGVTAIEITADTDGASDLIAEVDASVPEAVVGAGTVLDSETARSCLLAGAEFVVSPSLHADVIETANRYGALVAPGVMTPTEAIRGREAGADLLKVFPASTVGPGHLSAIRGPLGDVPLMPTGGIDLENVEAYIEAGAICVGAGGSLVDYDAVERGEPESVTETAREFRDRIAAARG, from the coding sequence ATGACTCACGAGACCGACGGAACGCCGAAGACGTTCGAAGCGCTGCGGGAAAGCGGCGTCGTGGCGGTCATGCGCGGCGGGGAACCGGACACGGTAATCGACACCGCCGACGCGCTTGTGGCCGGCGGGGTGACCGCGATCGAGATCACCGCCGACACCGACGGCGCGAGCGACCTGATCGCGGAGGTCGACGCGAGCGTTCCGGAGGCCGTCGTCGGCGCGGGGACGGTTCTCGATTCGGAGACTGCCCGGAGCTGCCTGCTTGCCGGCGCGGAGTTCGTCGTCTCGCCGTCGCTACACGCCGACGTAATCGAGACGGCGAACCGATACGGCGCGCTGGTCGCTCCAGGCGTTATGACGCCGACGGAGGCAATCCGGGGGCGCGAGGCCGGGGCCGACCTCCTGAAGGTGTTCCCGGCGTCGACAGTCGGTCCGGGACACCTCTCGGCGATCCGGGGGCCGCTGGGCGACGTCCCGCTGATGCCCACCGGAGGGATCGATCTCGAGAACGTCGAAGCCTACATCGAGGCCGGCGCGATCTGTGTCGGCGCCGGCGGTTCACTCGTGGACTACGACGCCGTCGAGCGCGGCGAGCCGGAGTCGGTTACAGAGACGGCCCGGGAGTTCCGCGATCGGATCGCGGCTGCCCGGGGGTAG
- a CDS encoding ABC transporter permease → MSDGPGRVGRRARRVRAESLAAWRSFFRRRTAVFFTFLFPALLVLIFGALIQTQTADGGLFAEPAGFYIPGYVVTVVLFTPLSRIGSEVARHREDNRFEKLATTPLSRAEWLFSHTVVNVLIIGAASLLILVLVVGLTGAPIPLSAALLGLIPFVAFASALFCGVGAVLGRITDSRDGAIAASNGIAFPLLFLSEAFVNAEMFPAWILPIVEHSPVTYFSRGVRAITFDPTMSWKPELAVVIGLAVVAFAIGASAIPRTD, encoded by the coding sequence ATGAGCGACGGACCCGGGCGCGTCGGAAGGCGAGCTCGACGCGTTCGAGCCGAGTCACTCGCCGCCTGGCGCTCGTTTTTCAGGCGGCGCACGGCGGTGTTTTTCACGTTCCTCTTTCCGGCGCTGCTGGTGTTGATATTCGGGGCGCTCATCCAGACGCAGACGGCCGACGGCGGGCTGTTCGCGGAACCTGCGGGCTTTTACATCCCGGGGTACGTCGTCACGGTGGTCCTGTTTACTCCGCTTTCGCGCATCGGTAGCGAGGTCGCCCGCCACCGCGAGGACAACCGGTTCGAGAAACTCGCGACGACGCCGCTGTCTCGGGCGGAGTGGCTGTTTTCCCACACCGTCGTCAACGTGCTCATCATCGGTGCAGCGAGCCTCCTCATCCTGGTTCTGGTCGTGGGGCTCACCGGCGCACCGATCCCGCTTTCTGCGGCGCTTCTGGGTTTGATCCCCTTTGTTGCGTTCGCGTCTGCGCTGTTCTGCGGCGTCGGCGCCGTTCTGGGCCGGATCACCGACTCGCGGGACGGCGCGATCGCCGCCTCGAACGGGATCGCGTTCCCGCTTTTGTTCCTCTCGGAGGCGTTCGTAAACGCCGAGATGTTCCCCGCCTGGATCCTGCCGATCGTCGAGCACTCGCCGGTCACCTACTTCTCCCGCGGCGTGCGCGCGATCACGTTCGATCCGACGATGTCCTGGAAGCCGGAGCTCGCGGTCGTGATCGGGCTCGCGGTCGTCGCCTTCGCGATCGGGGCGTCCGCAATCCCCCGAACGGACTGA
- a CDS encoding ABC transporter ATP-binding protein translates to MDAALVAEDVRKRYGETTALSGVSLSVDTGEVFGLIGPNGAGKTTLVRALSGTIRYGGSITVLDAEPTEVDRQRIGLLPQSFSPPARLTARELIGYYAGLYDDPRPVVDVLADVGLEDDADTWYENLSGGQRRRTCVGTALVNDPDVLFLDEPTTSIDPAGRRSLWNLIDRLAEGGTTVFLTSHSMAEVERLADRVGMLRDGQLVAAGTPSSLIAEYGGRSRLVVRGTVAPTDVTDSLAEVTHSLADATGFEVTTAGGNVVFSDVTPADIPAAVDALESAAVSYESLTWTEPSLEDVYLSLTGETFEGRRPPGAAVALEDPATASAAAEPTVSADGGNE, encoded by the coding sequence ATGGACGCGGCGCTCGTCGCCGAGGACGTACGCAAGCGGTACGGCGAGACCACGGCGCTTTCGGGGGTCTCCCTGTCCGTCGACACGGGCGAGGTGTTCGGGCTCATCGGTCCGAACGGCGCGGGGAAGACGACGCTGGTTCGGGCGCTCTCGGGGACGATCCGGTACGGCGGGTCGATAACTGTTCTGGACGCTGAACCGACCGAGGTCGACCGCCAGCGGATCGGGCTCCTCCCGCAGTCGTTTTCCCCACCTGCCCGCCTCACGGCCCGCGAGTTGATCGGCTACTACGCGGGGCTGTACGACGACCCCAGACCGGTCGTCGACGTGCTCGCAGACGTCGGGCTCGAGGACGACGCAGATACCTGGTACGAGAACCTCTCGGGGGGACAGCGCCGACGAACCTGCGTGGGGACCGCGCTGGTGAACGACCCGGACGTACTGTTCCTCGACGAGCCGACCACGTCGATCGATCCCGCCGGCCGCCGATCGCTGTGGAACCTGATCGACCGGCTCGCCGAGGGCGGGACCACGGTTTTTCTCACGAGCCACTCGATGGCGGAGGTCGAGCGGCTCGCCGACCGGGTCGGAATGCTCCGGGACGGCCAACTCGTGGCGGCCGGCACGCCGTCGTCGCTGATCGCTGAGTACGGCGGTCGGAGCCGGCTGGTCGTCCGCGGCACCGTGGCGCCGACAGATGTCACCGATTCGCTCGCCGAGGTCACCCACTCTCTCGCCGACGCGACCGGCTTCGAGGTCACAACCGCCGGCGGGAACGTCGTGTTCTCCGACGTGACCCCGGCGGACATCCCGGCTGCGGTCGACGCCCTGGAATCGGCGGCCGTGAGCTACGAGTCGTTGACCTGGACCGAACCGTCGCTCGAGGACGTGTATCTCTCCTTGACCGGGGAGACGTTCGAAGGAAGACGTCCACCCGGCGCGGCAGTCGCCCTCGAGGATCCGGCGACGGCGTCGGCGGCCGCGGAACCGACCGTCTCCGCCGACGGGGGAAACGAATGA
- a CDS encoding heme o synthase: MVTRFPSISLPGMLAATAMGVYLLVVAGAVTAVTDAASACMAWPACGDGSSLPATTDGWIAIGHRLAAIVVGVVLVFTTLLAWRRGVEARVKAALGLAVVLYPLQAGIGAVVAVAGASASLSAIHLALGVLIFASTLAALAWRLEILTGHGEQSGREVDTAGDSTDGSGAPPADGVGTPSPERPDLPTSRIARAKLTVRAYYSLMKPRLMWLLCLVAAAAMALAGGPGFTPGVVAATLVGGALAIGASGTFNHVLERDVDRRMQRTSDRPLATDLVPVGNAVAFGIILAGISLALFAWVNLLAAALGLVAIVFYSVIYTLVLKPNTVQNTVIGGAAGALPALIGWAAVTGEIGLGGVLLATLIFAWTPAHFYNLALAYKEDYARGGFPMMPVVRGETATRRHIVWYLGATLAVAAALAAWTELGWLFAATTVVVGAVFLWAVIRLHFERTETAAFRAFHASNAYLGLALLAVLFDATLF; this comes from the coding sequence ATAGTGACCCGTTTCCCTTCGATTTCCCTTCCCGGAATGCTGGCCGCGACGGCGATGGGGGTGTATCTGCTGGTGGTTGCCGGCGCGGTCACGGCGGTGACGGACGCGGCGTCGGCCTGTATGGCGTGGCCGGCCTGCGGGGACGGGTCGAGTCTTCCGGCGACGACCGACGGCTGGATCGCCATCGGCCACCGCCTCGCGGCGATCGTCGTCGGTGTCGTTCTGGTGTTCACGACGCTTCTCGCGTGGCGACGCGGCGTCGAAGCCCGGGTCAAGGCGGCACTCGGCCTCGCGGTCGTGTTGTACCCCCTTCAGGCCGGGATCGGCGCAGTCGTGGCGGTGGCCGGCGCGAGCGCTTCCCTGTCCGCGATTCATCTCGCGCTCGGCGTCCTCATCTTTGCCAGCACGCTCGCTGCACTCGCGTGGCGACTCGAAATCCTCACCGGCCACGGTGAGCAGTCCGGTCGGGAAGTCGATACCGCCGGCGACTCGACGGACGGTTCAGGGGCTCCCCCGGCCGACGGTGTGGGAACACCGTCTCCGGAGCGACCGGATCTGCCGACCTCCCGGATCGCTCGCGCGAAACTCACCGTGCGAGCGTACTACAGCCTGATGAAGCCACGGCTGATGTGGCTGCTGTGTCTGGTCGCCGCCGCCGCGATGGCGCTTGCCGGCGGTCCAGGCTTCACGCCGGGAGTCGTCGCGGCGACACTCGTGGGGGGTGCACTCGCGATCGGCGCCTCGGGCACGTTCAATCACGTCCTCGAGCGGGACGTCGACAGGCGGATGCAGCGGACGAGCGATCGACCGCTGGCGACCGACCTGGTTCCGGTCGGCAACGCAGTCGCGTTCGGGATCATCCTCGCGGGCATCTCGCTTGCACTCTTCGCGTGGGTAAACCTGCTCGCGGCGGCGCTTGGACTCGTCGCAATCGTGTTTTACAGCGTGATCTACACGCTGGTGTTGAAGCCCAACACCGTCCAGAACACGGTCATCGGCGGTGCCGCGGGGGCGCTGCCCGCGCTCATCGGCTGGGCGGCGGTCACCGGCGAGATCGGTCTCGGAGGGGTGCTGCTCGCAACGTTGATCTTTGCGTGGACGCCCGCCCACTTCTACAACCTCGCGCTGGCGTACAAGGAGGACTACGCCCGCGGCGGCTTCCCGATGATGCCGGTGGTTCGCGGCGAGACGGCCACCCGGAGACACATCGTCTGGTATCTGGGCGCCACGCTCGCGGTGGCGGCCGCCCTGGCAGCGTGGACCGAACTGGGGTGGCTGTTCGCGGCCACGACCGTCGTCGTGGGGGCCGTGTTCCTGTGGGCCGTAATCCGGCTTCACTTCGAACGGACCGAAACGGCCGCGTTCCGGGCGTTTCACGCCTCGAACGCGTATCTGGGGCTCGCGCTGCTTGCGGTGCTTTTCGACGCGACGCTGTTTTGA
- a CDS encoding AIR synthase family protein has product MSDTGKVDREFFESQIEPKLGATRDDVALGPKHGVDFGVVTVEDTAVVMATDPVSILPQLGFRRAGRFAVRIVLSDVAVSGLPPSHLSIAFTLPPSMSDGEFAQTWDAIHEECRDLGVSVVTGHTARYEGCSYPWVGGATAMAVGDPEAVVRPDGARPGDDLLVTRGPAVESAGLLSSLFPDAVDVDPSTLATVQSGLDDLDGVRDAVTAAAAGRVTAMHDVTEGGLVGALHEVARSGGVRLAVDTDAVPTQSPVVTVCEALGMDPWRATSAGTLVIAVDPDDTDDVVEALRERGTPVGIAGRVEAGSGVVVDGEETSPPDGDASWPVYERLLEE; this is encoded by the coding sequence ATGTCGGACACCGGAAAGGTCGATCGGGAGTTCTTCGAATCACAGATCGAACCGAAGCTGGGCGCAACGCGGGACGACGTCGCGCTCGGGCCGAAACACGGCGTCGACTTCGGGGTCGTCACCGTCGAGGACACCGCCGTGGTGATGGCGACGGATCCAGTGTCGATCCTCCCCCAGCTCGGCTTTCGGCGTGCCGGCCGGTTCGCGGTTCGGATCGTCCTCTCTGACGTCGCCGTCTCCGGACTCCCGCCTTCGCATCTCTCTATCGCCTTCACGCTTCCCCCGTCGATGAGCGACGGGGAGTTCGCGCAGACGTGGGACGCGATCCACGAGGAGTGCCGCGATCTCGGCGTGAGCGTCGTCACCGGACACACGGCCCGGTACGAGGGGTGTTCGTATCCGTGGGTCGGCGGCGCGACCGCGATGGCGGTCGGGGATCCGGAAGCGGTCGTCCGTCCGGACGGCGCCCGACCCGGGGACGACCTGCTCGTCACCCGCGGACCGGCGGTCGAGTCTGCCGGCCTGCTGTCGTCGCTGTTCCCCGATGCGGTCGACGTCGACCCGTCGACGCTTGCAACCGTCCAGTCCGGACTGGACGACTTAGACGGGGTGCGTGACGCGGTGACGGCGGCAGCCGCCGGACGGGTAACCGCGATGCACGATGTCACCGAGGGTGGGCTGGTGGGCGCACTCCACGAGGTCGCCCGTAGTGGCGGCGTCCGCCTCGCCGTCGACACCGACGCCGTTCCCACGCAGTCGCCCGTTGTGACGGTCTGTGAGGCGCTGGGAATGGACCCGTGGCGTGCGACCAGCGCGGGGACGCTCGTGATCGCTGTCGATCCAGACGACACCGACGACGTGGTCGAGGCGCTCCGGGAACGGGGAACGCCGGTCGGGATCGCCGGTCGGGTCGAGGCCGGCAGCGGAGTCGTCGTCGACGGCGAGGAGACATCCCCGCCGGACGGTGACGCGTCGTGGCCGGTGTACGAGCGGCTTCTCGAGGAGTGA
- a CDS encoding SHOCT domain-containing protein, with translation MSDTGLLRTLLLAGAVLLFVPLLLGSMFSFGGSTMMGEGMMVFGPLMFGGWLLFCALVLGVGYLLLTGRETGSEQAAHGERAREREETDDEALATLRDRYARGHLDDEEFERKVEALLETESPESARDRIRDRER, from the coding sequence ATGAGTGACACCGGTTTGCTCCGAACACTGCTTCTTGCGGGAGCGGTATTGCTTTTCGTCCCGCTCCTGCTCGGCTCGATGTTTTCGTTCGGAGGATCGACGATGATGGGTGAGGGAATGATGGTGTTCGGGCCACTGATGTTCGGCGGCTGGCTGCTGTTCTGCGCGCTGGTGCTCGGCGTCGGCTATCTCCTGTTAACCGGGCGGGAGACGGGATCGGAGCAGGCAGCGCACGGCGAGCGCGCACGGGAACGCGAGGAGACGGACGACGAGGCGCTCGCGACGCTGCGGGATCGGTACGCACGCGGTCACCTCGACGACGAGGAGTTCGAGCGGAAGGTCGAGGCGCTGCTGGAGACGGAGTCGCCCGAAAGCGCCAGGGACCGGATCCGAGATCGGGAGCGGTGA
- a CDS encoding alpha/beta fold hydrolase, which translates to MSGDETASGDDLPEIPPEVPGESVRIRTNGTELHAVRAGPSEGPLVVLLHGFPEFWYGWHEAIAPLSNAGYRVIVPDQRGYNKSEKPSGVSPYHIDELAADVAGIVEAHGRETAGVVGHDWGAAVGWWLAMHRPERVSSFVAVNAPHPTVMYRRLRERWTQRLRSWYILGFQLPRIPEAVARAGNWRLLVRGMQKSSLPGTFSPVDFRRYRRAWSRPGAFTAMVNWYRAVGRDRPRPESARVEPETLVIWGTQDQYLEHQMARESLEYCDDGRLKTHEDATHWVQHEEPVAVADEIRDHLDAFTRVARE; encoded by the coding sequence ATGTCCGGAGACGAAACCGCGAGCGGGGACGACCTCCCGGAGATCCCCCCGGAGGTGCCGGGAGAGTCGGTCCGGATCCGAACGAACGGGACCGAGTTGCACGCCGTTCGCGCCGGGCCCTCGGAGGGTCCACTCGTCGTATTATTACACGGTTTTCCGGAGTTCTGGTACGGGTGGCACGAGGCAATCGCGCCGCTTTCCAACGCGGGCTATCGCGTCATCGTCCCCGATCAGCGCGGGTACAACAAAAGCGAGAAACCGTCGGGGGTGTCGCCGTACCACATCGACGAACTCGCCGCCGACGTGGCCGGGATCGTCGAGGCGCACGGGCGTGAAACCGCCGGTGTCGTCGGCCACGACTGGGGCGCAGCGGTCGGGTGGTGGCTCGCGATGCACCGTCCCGAGCGGGTTTCGTCGTTCGTGGCCGTCAACGCCCCACACCCGACCGTCATGTATCGCCGGCTCAGGGAGCGGTGGACCCAGCGACTCCGCAGCTGGTACATCCTCGGGTTCCAGCTCCCACGGATCCCGGAAGCGGTCGCCCGCGCCGGAAACTGGCGACTGCTCGTCCGGGGAATGCAAAAAAGCAGCCTCCCCGGGACGTTCTCGCCGGTCGACTTCCGGCGGTATCGACGAGCCTGGAGTCGTCCGGGGGCGTTCACTGCGATGGTGAACTGGTACCGGGCCGTCGGCCGCGACCGTCCCCGTCCGGAGTCGGCGCGCGTGGAACCGGAGACGCTCGTGATCTGGGGTACACAGGATCAATACCTGGAACATCAGATGGCAAGGGAGAGCCTCGAGTACTGCGATGACGGTCGGTTGAAGACCCACGAGGACGCGACCCACTGGGTACAACACGAGGAACCCGTCGCCGTCGCCGACGAGATACGGGACCACCTCGACGCGTTCACGCGGGTCGCCCGCGAGTAG
- a CDS encoding TVP38/TMEM64 family protein, producing the protein MNRRRIAIGTAVLVVVLVGAWTTSPERALSALVWLADRPVAFGAVLLAVAVVRPFLAWPTTPLAIAAGYGYGLWGVPIGVGLLTLTAVPPYLIAVRTVPDGRVSAAGARLVDAGGGVRTVTASRLLPAPSDVITVACGAARVPPRPFLLGTAAGELPWVIAGVLIGVSAESLLADGLVLDWRFVAGLALLGALLLAGPVYRVYRGDTAPAGTTEA; encoded by the coding sequence GTGAACCGTCGACGAATCGCGATCGGGACTGCCGTGCTCGTCGTCGTCCTGGTGGGGGCGTGGACGACCTCGCCGGAGCGTGCGCTGTCCGCGCTCGTCTGGCTCGCCGACCGTCCGGTCGCGTTCGGTGCAGTTTTGCTCGCGGTCGCGGTCGTTCGACCGTTTCTCGCGTGGCCGACCACGCCGCTTGCGATCGCTGCGGGGTACGGCTACGGCCTGTGGGGTGTCCCGATCGGCGTCGGGTTGCTCACGCTGACGGCTGTGCCGCCGTACCTCATTGCGGTCCGAACGGTCCCCGACGGCCGGGTTTCGGCGGCGGGCGCACGCCTCGTCGACGCGGGTGGCGGCGTGCGGACCGTGACGGCGAGTCGGTTGCTCCCGGCGCCCTCGGACGTGATCACGGTCGCGTGTGGCGCCGCCCGGGTTCCGCCGCGCCCGTTCCTTCTGGGGACGGCCGCCGGCGAACTCCCCTGGGTGATCGCGGGCGTCCTGATCGGCGTCTCCGCGGAGTCGCTGCTCGCCGACGGGCTGGTTCTGGACTGGCGGTTCGTCGCCGGACTCGCACTTCTGGGCGCCCTGTTGCTCGCCGGCCCCGTGTATCGAGTGTATCGCGGTGACACCGCTCCGGCGGGAACTACCGAAGCGTAG
- a CDS encoding DUF5830 family protein — protein sequence MSERQRKRELGLELLANLEDEDLPMSAVVDRIETITTSPSLTREILDTADRRGLIDREDGRIRVRRGGTFVRFESQVIQRDGEFECRRCGASIATGHFVRFDAGELGPFGSSCVRKVLGRE from the coding sequence GTGAGCGAGCGACAGCGCAAACGGGAACTCGGTCTCGAGCTGCTTGCCAACCTCGAGGACGAGGATCTCCCGATGTCGGCGGTCGTCGACCGGATCGAGACGATCACCACGAGCCCCTCGCTCACCCGGGAGATCCTCGACACTGCCGACCGGCGCGGACTGATCGACCGGGAGGACGGGCGGATCCGTGTCCGACGGGGCGGAACGTTCGTCAGGTTCGAGAGTCAGGTGATCCAGCGCGATGGAGAGTTCGAGTGCCGACGGTGTGGAGCCTCGATCGCGACCGGCCACTTCGTCCGGTTCGACGCCGGCGAGCTCGGCCCGTTCGGCTCCTCGTGTGTCAGAAAAGTCCTCGGACGCGAGTGA
- a CDS encoding DUF7115 domain-containing protein, giving the protein MKDTSEVMSLPETLATRLDDEEAVATVPLGGDDRLVVTPSRTLVYRAEGLLSDESVEEYPHGAERLTVSRGRRKAKLTFDYGLDGERTVSIPAKRLEDALHPVLAGTLSAAGITDPGESALRTFRFSELTLVVTSDRVVKHIGAAVWDDDYEEFHYDDVSDLQFEEGSVATSVVLTVDGRQQRFKAPNEQARAVQETLVDALCDHYDVASLEEFRLAVQPDEEGGEEAPDPTDFGEGPDPLSAEPAEGDDTDDGISVSETGSGTAGVSSPSDAASPASGTESEDGSETARVDAVDDAIDDVLSTAESGDSGAEAGTGTTAGRGAAQEATPDSATHDGTDAGTDAGTDAGTDAGTDAGTDNGFEGTFEPARAADGDFERLLEEVETLRETVERQGERLDQQSQLIEQLIEELRRGR; this is encoded by the coding sequence ATGAAGGACACGTCGGAGGTGATGAGTCTGCCCGAGACACTCGCGACACGTCTGGACGACGAGGAGGCCGTCGCGACGGTCCCGCTGGGCGGCGACGACCGGCTCGTCGTGACGCCGTCTCGGACCCTCGTTTACCGCGCGGAGGGGTTGCTCTCCGACGAATCCGTCGAGGAGTACCCCCACGGCGCCGAACGTCTCACCGTCTCTCGGGGGCGACGGAAGGCGAAACTCACCTTCGATTACGGCCTCGACGGCGAGCGGACGGTCTCGATTCCGGCAAAGCGGCTCGAGGACGCACTACACCCGGTGCTCGCCGGGACGCTCAGCGCGGCCGGGATCACGGATCCGGGCGAGTCTGCGCTCAGAACCTTCCGATTCAGCGAACTGACGCTCGTCGTCACCAGCGACCGCGTCGTCAAGCACATCGGCGCCGCCGTGTGGGACGACGACTACGAGGAGTTCCACTACGACGACGTCTCAGACCTGCAGTTCGAGGAAGGATCGGTCGCCACGTCGGTCGTGTTGACGGTCGACGGCCGACAGCAACGGTTCAAGGCGCCAAACGAACAGGCCCGGGCGGTCCAGGAGACGCTCGTGGACGCGCTGTGTGACCACTACGACGTGGCCAGCCTCGAGGAGTTCCGGCTCGCGGTCCAACCGGACGAGGAGGGCGGGGAGGAGGCCCCCGATCCGACCGACTTCGGGGAAGGCCCGGATCCCCTCTCGGCGGAACCGGCCGAAGGCGACGATACCGACGACGGTATCTCCGTTTCGGAGACCGGCTCTGGGACTGCGGGGGTCTCGTCACCGTCCGACGCGGCGAGTCCGGCGTCGGGAACCGAAAGCGAGGACGGGTCCGAAACCGCACGAGTCGACGCTGTCGACGACGCGATCGACGATGTGCTTTCCACCGCCGAGTCCGGTGATTCTGGGGCGGAAGCCGGAACCGGTACGACCGCCGGACGTGGTGCCGCGCAGGAGGCGACACCCGATTCGGCGACTCACGACGGGACCGACGCCGGAACCGACGCCGGAACCGACGCCGGAACCGACGCCGGAACCGACGCCGGAACCGACAACGGATTCGAAGGAACGTTCGAGCCCGCACGCGCCGCGGACGGAGACTTCGAACGGCTCCTCGAGGAGGTCGAAACGCTTCGAGAGACCGTCGAACGGCAGGGTGAGCGGCTCGATCAGCAGTCACAGCTCATCGAACAGTTGATCGAGGAGCTCCGCCGCGGACGATAA
- a CDS encoding bis(5'-nucleosyl)-tetraphosphatase yields the protein MAVQATSAGAILFRDTRDRREYLLLKSRPGDWEFPKGGVEGDEELQQTAIREVKEEAGIEEFRLIDGFREDYDYVFEANGKTIHKTVHLFIAHSFEASAELSKEHRDLQWRDYEQAINTITQDGPREILEEAHEYLDSVLEDQESYV from the coding sequence ATGGCGGTCCAAGCGACCAGCGCTGGAGCCATCCTCTTCCGCGACACCCGCGATCGGAGGGAGTATCTCCTCCTGAAGAGCCGACCGGGGGACTGGGAGTTCCCCAAAGGCGGGGTCGAAGGCGACGAGGAGCTCCAGCAGACGGCGATACGGGAGGTCAAAGAGGAGGCCGGAATCGAAGAGTTCCGGCTGATCGACGGCTTCCGCGAGGACTACGATTACGTCTTCGAAGCGAACGGCAAAACGATCCACAAGACGGTTCACCTGTTCATCGCGCACTCGTTCGAGGCGAGCGCGGAGCTGTCGAAGGAGCACCGCGACCTCCAGTGGCGCGATTACGAACAGGCGATAAACACCATCACCCAGGACGGTCCCCGGGAGATACTCGAGGAGGCACACGAGTATCTCGATTCCGTGCTCGAGGACCAGGAGAGCTACGTTTGA